In the genome of Cyanobacterium sp. T60_A2020_053, one region contains:
- a CDS encoding S9 family peptidase yields the protein MTNQCVKSYGQWQSPITSELIVSGSKGLSEVKFDQNDIYWLENRPSEGGRAVIVHCDSALQTEDVTPAPFNVRSRVHEYGGGAYLVKNGTVYFCNNQDQRVYVQKMGETPQPLTPEGKLRYADFCLDSSRNRLICVAEDHNNADHEPENKLVTIDLHSGEVQDLVTGADFYASPRLSPDQTQLAWLSWHHPYMPWESTYLTLATLDDNGKIINTKLIAGSETESICQPEFSPNGLLYFISDRRNWWNIYRRLEDGTIDPIYPLDAEFGYPHWVFGESVYGFADEDNLICTYTQDGTWHLARLNTKSKDLTELNTPFTNIAYLQTKGDQILFTGGAPSQPTAVVWGDVAMEEIKILQQASNLNLDEGYLSQPEQIEFPTSNGKTAYAWYYSPQNKDFLAPAEELPPLLVKSHGGPTAMTTASYNLRIQYWTSRGFAFVDVNYGGSTGYGREYRERLNKNWGIVDVEDCLNVAKYLAEIGKVDEEKMAISGGSAGGYTTLAALTFHDTFKAGASYYGVSDLIILATDTHKFESRYLDNLIGKYPEEKEIYQQRSPLNHVNKLSCPVAFFQGLEDKIVPPNQAEMMVKALKTKGIETLYITFPDEQHGFRKAQNIRRALDEEFNFYGKIFGFSLSN from the coding sequence ATGACTAATCAGTGTGTTAAAAGTTACGGGCAATGGCAATCCCCCATTACTTCAGAATTGATTGTTTCGGGTAGTAAAGGTTTAAGTGAGGTCAAATTTGACCAAAATGACATTTATTGGCTGGAAAATCGCCCTTCAGAGGGGGGTAGGGCGGTGATTGTTCATTGTGACAGCGCCCTCCAAACTGAAGATGTCACCCCAGCGCCCTTCAACGTGCGCAGTCGAGTGCATGAATACGGTGGGGGCGCTTATTTGGTTAAAAATGGTACAGTTTATTTTTGCAATAATCAAGATCAGAGGGTATATGTACAGAAAATGGGGGAAACACCGCAACCTCTTACCCCTGAAGGAAAACTGAGATATGCTGATTTTTGCCTTGATAGTAGCCGTAACCGTTTGATTTGTGTAGCCGAAGATCATAATAACGCCGATCACGAACCAGAAAACAAATTAGTTACCATTGATTTACATAGCGGAGAAGTGCAAGATTTGGTGACGGGCGCTGATTTTTATGCTTCTCCCCGTCTTTCTCCTGATCAAACTCAACTGGCATGGTTATCATGGCATCATCCTTATATGCCTTGGGAAAGCACCTATTTAACTCTCGCCACCTTAGATGATAACGGTAAAATTATCAATACCAAACTTATTGCAGGAAGCGAAACCGAGTCCATTTGTCAGCCCGAATTTAGCCCTAACGGCTTATTATACTTTATCAGTGATCGCCGTAATTGGTGGAATATTTATCGCCGTTTAGAAGATGGTACAATTGATCCAATTTATCCCCTCGATGCGGAATTCGGCTATCCTCATTGGGTATTTGGAGAATCAGTCTATGGTTTTGCTGATGAAGATAATCTTATTTGCACCTATACCCAAGATGGCACTTGGCATTTAGCGCGCCTCAACACCAAATCAAAAGATTTGACAGAGTTAAACACCCCTTTCACTAATATTGCCTATCTACAGACTAAAGGAGATCAAATTCTTTTTACCGGTGGCGCACCAAGCCAACCCACTGCCGTAGTTTGGGGAGATGTAGCTATGGAAGAAATTAAAATATTACAACAAGCTAGTAACTTAAACTTAGACGAAGGTTATCTCAGTCAGCCCGAACAAATTGAATTTCCCACCAGCAACGGTAAAACCGCCTATGCTTGGTATTATTCTCCTCAAAATAAAGATTTCCTAGCGCCCGCCGAAGAATTACCACCCCTGTTGGTAAAAAGTCACGGTGGCCCCACTGCCATGACTACAGCTAGTTATAACCTGCGCATCCAATACTGGACAAGTCGAGGTTTTGCCTTTGTGGACGTGAATTATGGTGGTAGTACAGGATATGGTCGAGAATATCGAGAGCGATTAAATAAAAATTGGGGTATTGTTGATGTAGAAGATTGCCTAAATGTTGCCAAATATTTAGCAGAAATTGGTAAAGTTGACGAGGAAAAAATGGCAATTTCTGGAGGAAGTGCTGGGGGTTATACAACCCTTGCGGCGCTAACATTCCATGATACTTTTAAAGCCGGAGCGAGTTATTATGGAGTTAGTGATTTGATTATCCTTGCTACCGATACCCATAAATTTGAATCCCGTTACCTTGATAATTTGATTGGCAAATATCCTGAAGAAAAAGAAATTTATCAACAGCGCTCACCCTTAAACCATGTGAATAAGTTATCATGCCCCGTGGCATTTTTTCAAGGTTTAGAAGATAAAATCGTCCCTCCTAATCAAGCAGAGATGATGGTTAAAGCCTTAAAAACCAAAGGCATTGAGACTCTTTATATCACATTCCCCGATGAGCAACATGGCTTCCGTAAAGCTCAAAATATTCGGAGGGCGCTGGACGAAGAATTTAATTTTTATGG